Proteins encoded in a region of the Penaeus vannamei isolate JL-2024 chromosome 30, ASM4276789v1, whole genome shotgun sequence genome:
- the LOC113816158 gene encoding galactoside alpha-(1,2)-fucosyltransferase 2 isoform X1: MGTWFWRCRPRSRMCFGGDFGPRTGQGVGASGSMSPAKSCRPCGKPRTRLVLLAALAVIAYGMLDTYLRTPAVPWKNWFQALEGVNETVLELITQDEVPSYMPPTVVPPTRWVKYKRQWHGFQMPVITCQPLGRFGNVMGEYATLFALRRMYNASVVVAPAMSSQLNGTFPHLSLPRHPGPFQREQWRPVGKVGALYNYALVEVAATGLLGPHLFVMTDYAFEIQLFKIYKEELRREFRFSDKIQSEVRNYLQGVLRKHERIAHSTNSTTTSSGEGPPVLVGLHVRRTDYVKHAKKMFGAKLPGEEYFKRALNYYRAKFPNNVAFVAASDDMAFIQSKLKTEKDVFYAPGKSASFDMALLSSCNHSIVTMGSYGFWTGFLAGGEVVYPDVKLYSDYRFSRSMYERLRLEHFTPLPAD, encoded by the exons ATGGGGACGTGGTTCTGGCGGTGCCGACCCCGCAGCCGCATGTGTTTCGGGGGCGATTTCGGGCCGAGGACCGGCCAGGGCGTGGGGGCAAGCGGCAGCATGTCCCCGGCCAAGTCATGCCGCCCCTGCGGCAAACCCCGGACGCGCCTCGTGCTCCTGGCAGCGCTCGCCGTCATCGCCTACG GAATGCTGGACACGTACCTGAGAACACCCGCCGTGCCGTGGAAGAACTGGTTCCAGGCGcttgagggagtgaatgagacgGTGCTCGAGCTAATAACCCAG GACGAGGTTCCCAGTTACATGCCTCCCACAGTCGTCCCGCCAACCAGGTGGGTAAAATACAAGCGCCAGTGGCATGGCTTCCAGATGCCTGTGATCACGTGCCAGCCCCTGGGACGCTTCGGGAATGTCATGGGCGAATATGCCACGCTCTTCGCCCTCAGGAGGATGTACAACGCCTCGGTCGTCGTCGCGCCGGCCATGAGCTCGCAACTCAACGGCACTTTCCCGCACCTGTCGCTTCCTCGGCACCCAG GCCCCTTCCAGCGGGAGCAGTGGCGGCCTGTGGGGAAGGTGGGCGCCCTCTACAACTACGCTCTGGTGGAGGTCGCTGCCACGGGCCTGCTGGGACCTCACCTCTTCGTCATGACAG ACTATGCCTTCGAAATACAGCTGTTTAAGATTTACAAGGAGGAGCTGAGGCGGGAGTTCAGATTCTCAGACAAAATCCAGTCGGAG GTCCGAAATTACCTTCAAGGCGTTCTGAGAAAGCACGAAAGGATCGCCCACAGCACCAACTCTACGACGACCTCCTCGGGTGAAGGTCCTCCTGTGCTCGTTGGCTTGCACGTGCGTCGAACGGACTACGTGAAGCATGCTAAG AAAATGTTTGGAGCCAAGTTGCCCGGAGAAGAGTACTTCAAAAGGGCCTTGAATTACTATCGTGCAAAATTCCCAAACAATGTGGCATTCGTCGCAGCGTCAGATGATATGGCCTTCATTCAGTCGAAATTAAAAACTGAAAAGGATGTCTTTTACGCCCCAG GGAAATCCGCATCGTTTGACATGGCGCTGCTGTCGTCGTGCAACCACAGCATCGTCACCATGGGCAGCTACGGCTTCTGGACGGGGTTCCTGGCGGGCGGCGAGGTCGTCTACCCGGACGTCAAGTTGTACAGCGATTACAG
- the LOC113816158 gene encoding galactoside alpha-(1,2)-fucosyltransferase 2 isoform X2 has product MGTWFWRCRPRSRMCFGGDFGPRTGQGVGASGSMSPAKSCRPCGKPRTRLVLLAALAVIAYGMLDTYLRTPAVPWKNWFQALEGVNETVLELITQDEVPSYMPPTVVPPTRWVKYKRQWHGFQMPVITCQPLGRFGNVMGEYATLFALRRMYNASVVVAPAMSSQLNGTFPHLSLPRHPDYAFEIQLFKIYKEELRREFRFSDKIQSEVRNYLQGVLRKHERIAHSTNSTTTSSGEGPPVLVGLHVRRTDYVKHAKKMFGAKLPGEEYFKRALNYYRAKFPNNVAFVAASDDMAFIQSKLKTEKDVFYAPGKSASFDMALLSSCNHSIVTMGSYGFWTGFLAGGEVVYPDVKLYSDYRFSRSMYERLRLEHFTPLPAD; this is encoded by the exons ATGGGGACGTGGTTCTGGCGGTGCCGACCCCGCAGCCGCATGTGTTTCGGGGGCGATTTCGGGCCGAGGACCGGCCAGGGCGTGGGGGCAAGCGGCAGCATGTCCCCGGCCAAGTCATGCCGCCCCTGCGGCAAACCCCGGACGCGCCTCGTGCTCCTGGCAGCGCTCGCCGTCATCGCCTACG GAATGCTGGACACGTACCTGAGAACACCCGCCGTGCCGTGGAAGAACTGGTTCCAGGCGcttgagggagtgaatgagacgGTGCTCGAGCTAATAACCCAG GACGAGGTTCCCAGTTACATGCCTCCCACAGTCGTCCCGCCAACCAGGTGGGTAAAATACAAGCGCCAGTGGCATGGCTTCCAGATGCCTGTGATCACGTGCCAGCCCCTGGGACGCTTCGGGAATGTCATGGGCGAATATGCCACGCTCTTCGCCCTCAGGAGGATGTACAACGCCTCGGTCGTCGTCGCGCCGGCCATGAGCTCGCAACTCAACGGCACTTTCCCGCACCTGTCGCTTCCTCGGCACCCAG ACTATGCCTTCGAAATACAGCTGTTTAAGATTTACAAGGAGGAGCTGAGGCGGGAGTTCAGATTCTCAGACAAAATCCAGTCGGAG GTCCGAAATTACCTTCAAGGCGTTCTGAGAAAGCACGAAAGGATCGCCCACAGCACCAACTCTACGACGACCTCCTCGGGTGAAGGTCCTCCTGTGCTCGTTGGCTTGCACGTGCGTCGAACGGACTACGTGAAGCATGCTAAG AAAATGTTTGGAGCCAAGTTGCCCGGAGAAGAGTACTTCAAAAGGGCCTTGAATTACTATCGTGCAAAATTCCCAAACAATGTGGCATTCGTCGCAGCGTCAGATGATATGGCCTTCATTCAGTCGAAATTAAAAACTGAAAAGGATGTCTTTTACGCCCCAG GGAAATCCGCATCGTTTGACATGGCGCTGCTGTCGTCGTGCAACCACAGCATCGTCACCATGGGCAGCTACGGCTTCTGGACGGGGTTCCTGGCGGGCGGCGAGGTCGTCTACCCGGACGTCAAGTTGTACAGCGATTACAG